A window of Corvus hawaiiensis isolate bCorHaw1 chromosome 15, bCorHaw1.pri.cur, whole genome shotgun sequence genomic DNA:
AAccaagctggagcaggggaataCTGGGAAAAGCACCAATCACTGCCCACTGCCAGCAAGCCCAGCTTCACCGGAGAGCAAAGAGCAACACTGGGGCAGCTGCTTGCTTGGTGCCAGCACGCCACAGATGCAGGACCACAGCCCTGCCTTCATCACCCCCAGGAGAACTCCCTATAAAACCACGGCTCCAGCATCCTCCAGCAAAGCCAGCAGGGAGCCACCATGACCTCCTCCACCCTCCCTGGTGCCGGGCCAGCCCAGGAAAGAGGGAAGCATCACTCACGTTGTCCCGTTGGTCTCCCCAAAGCGCTGGTAGGACTCAGGGTGGGCAAAGCCATTCATGCCCTCGGGAGGGCTCCCCTCCGGCGTGACGTCTGTGGAGCTGTAGTCATTGTAGTCCTCGCTGCGGAGGCGCCGGGTGGACATGGTCCCTGTGGGGGCAGCAGCATTAGGGGTGCCCAGCTCAACAGCCCCATTCTCAGGCTCCTTGGGGTCAGTCATTGTGCAGAGAGACCGGCTCGCACTGCCAGAGCAAGGTCTCCTCCAGGGCTTTTATACAGTCACATGCTCCTGCCCAAGCAATCACGAAGTTGGCATGTCCTAAGGTCAAAGGTGCATGGCACATTCCCACTGGCTCTTCCTTCAGGCTCATGCCCATGTTTTGGGCACACCCAGCCAGAACGGGGTCAGGattctgcaggcagagcctggaaGTGACCCACTTCATGTCAAACAAGGGAGCTGTGTACCCCTGCTCTAAGGGTGGTGAGTGTGACACCACAggcagtggggcaggaggggacatGCTGGCactgtgtccccagctctggCACTCAGGACTAGGGCTGTCAACTGGATGGGCCAGGAAAGTGTAACTGCTTTTAACTCGCACACAGTGTGCTGCAAGGGAACAGCTTGCTCttgccagggaagggaaagtttcctaacttctctttttttttcctttttttttcccttactgAAGACTTTTTATTAAAGAGAATTTTTACAAAAATTTATTATACTCCCATCAAAGAGGAGACCATGTGCTGACAGCAAAACACCTGCCCTAAAGGTTTCACAGCCACGGAGGTGCCTATGGGACAAAGGGGCTTCCCAGGATGAGGCACCTGCACAGCCTGGAGCTCTTGCTCCAGCAGAAACTCTAGCAGTGTCCAGCAAGCCAGGAGCACCAGCACAAGCCTCAACAAGGATACACACCTCATGCCTTTATCTGGAAAACAGTCAGCTGGTTCAATTCCCACACATGCCACACCCAGCATCCCAAACACCCACTGGGAAGGAGCACCAGAGGCAGGGAAATTATGTGCAAAGCTCTTGTGCCACAGACTGGCGACCCAATCCCTGCCCCACGGCTCCTCCGGGCTGTCATGCaccatccctgccccagcagtcCTGGTGCTCCTCATCTCACTCCCCAGCACTGGTGGAGAACTGGGAGcaagaggaagcagcagagaaatgtcACCACTGCAAAAAACTATCTCGtttcctgccagagctcctcGTGCACCCACTGAGTCACGCGAGCACTCACCAGATGCAGCCTCAGCACAGACCAACACATctggctgtgcagggaatgCTCAGCCCAGGCCACTCGGGTGCTGCTTCACCCCCAGAGCACCCAGGCATTCCCCAGAACACCACTCTGCAAACCTGGCTGCTACATAGAAAACAAGCCAAGAGCTGCAACCACTGGGAGGGTCCAGCCTGGTGATCAGAAGGGTAGCAGGGAGCAAGggtttttcctctgctctggatgCTCCagatcccagctgctctggagcagtTATCCAGACCACAACAGCAGTGCTGTATTTCCTGCAGCACcaggcaacagcagcagcaggaagcagcagtgTGTCCCATGGAATaccaggctctggagcagcagtgaTGCTGGCAGGCAGACACTCCAGAGCCGAAGGCAGCACATGCATCACTCCTGCCCAGCCTcctccctggcagccaggacaTGTAATCATGTCCTGAACCAGCTCCGCCGCAGGCAGGGTGATCCAGCGAGGCAGGGAGCGGGAAGAACGGCAGCAAGAGTTTACACAAGGAAAGCGTTAGAAGCTATTTGTCATCGGTGACCGGCCCAAGCGGcaggagaaggacctgggaggCTCTGCCAAGCACCATGAGCTGGCAGAGGGCAAGGAGAGTGGGCAGAGGGCGTCCAGGGCTGGGTCGGGCATGGGTACCCTTCCCAAAGATGGCCTGCACAGCATCCAAAGTACCCACAGCAATGTCTTCCAGTTAAATACAACATGGTGACATCACTCTGCCTGATCGCTCCCTgcggattttttttccccttcaagcAGGCCCGtctgctttctgctttgaaGAGCCAGGGAAATGCATTCATCTTGACTTGCCTGCCTTGTGTCTGGATTAAAGGTTGCATGGCAGCAGGGAGCGAGCACTCTGCTCTCCCACAACCAATGAGAAAAGCTGCAAAACATGTCTCATCCACACAACAAACACttcaaaccaaagcaaaaccccACTATGCCACTTCGCCACTTCCTTGTCATTGAAAACAGCAAAGACAGGAACATCCACATTTGGTTTCCACTTCAAACCCAAGTCCTTGGCCACTTTCATGTGCGCGTTTTGCCACCTACACACAAGAGCAATTTCATCCTATTAGGAAAGCTGGGAGGTAGTGACAGCACTCTGTCCCTTACAGTGACAGCCCCATGCCAGAAGTCAAAAGCAAGATGTGATTTGCTGCTGACCCTGACAGCTCtccccagctgagctggagTTGTGTGCAGATCAGGAAATCTTCTGCAAAAGTGAGCTTCACAGCAAAACTCACTGCTGGTTCCCATCATGCATGTTCAATCCTTAATTTCCAAAGCACTGCTTGTAACCCACCTCAGCATGACACAAAGgagagccagcactgccagatccccctgccctgcctgcacagagGTCACAGACAAGCCCATTCCCCAGGCCACCATGCCAACGCCAGCACGACACCCCCCAGTCACAGCATCAGTCCTCTTGACCCTGTGCTACCCAgtgctcccacagctccagagaCCCCCCAGATTCACCCTTCCAACGtttcacagcacagcctggtCCCCACAACCCAGCTTCTCCCCAcagggaggctgctgggcacaaaccccaccagtctccacagctcccaccccagccaggctgagctgcccagctctccttgcatccccacagagcagcacagctgaagcCCGCAGAGTGTGGGACTCCCTGCACCCCGCCAGTGCCTCACAGCATCCTCACCAGCACCTCACACGGGGGGCTGTGCCCCCTACACTGCACGGCATGCCAGGACACTCCGAGAGGACACTCACGAGGTGCCAGCCCTCATGCACGGCATCGCCAGCACTCCCCGGAACACCCATGTCAGCCTCCAGCACCCCCGGGGACCCCCAGCACCCATGTCAGCGGCCAGGACCCCCAGACCTGGAGCACCCACCCATGCCCAAGGGCTGCCACCGATGCCCTGGAAGCCCGAGTCCCGTCAGCGCGCCCAGGCTGCCCCGAGCACCCACGCGGGACGCCGGCACTGCCGGAACCCCGCGCATCCACGGCGGCCACCGCGCCCCCCGCATCCCTGGGCACGCCGCGGGCTGACAGGCGGCTGACAGGCGGCTGACAGGCGGCTGGCAGCCCccacccgcagccccccggTCGCTGTCGCACCCCGGTCCCTGTCTCGGTGCCCGTCCCGCACCTCTCcgccgccccgcaccgcccggccccgccgggcccgctCGCTCGGCCGCGCCGTCACGTGACCCCCGCTCAGCTGAGCGCGGCGCCTGCGCGCGGGGGGCGCTGAGggcgaggggcggggccgggaggcgcCGGGCGGGACCGGGGGAGGCGCGGCCGTGGCGCCGCctggcgggcgggcgggcgcggtGCGCAGGGCGGGTCCCGCGGCTGCGTGAGGGGAAAGGCGGGAGGGCGGAGCCTCGAGCCCCCCCACGGACAGCGAGGGGCGGCCGGGGAAGGGAacggggctggggaggggtgCGGAGCACGAGTACTCTAGGGGAGCTGAggttgttcagcttggaggagGCTCGGGGGTGGCTTTATCACTCTCTAAAACTCCCTGAGAGTGAAGCCAGGTGgcgtcgggctctgctgccaggcaaCCAGCAGCATGACAAGAGGATGTGGTgttaagctgcaccagggaatGTTTAGGCTGGACATTAGGAGAACTTTCTTCACAgagtgattagacattggaatgggcggCCCAGGGAGACGATGGAGTCACCgcccctggaggtgtttaaggaaagactggatatGGCACTCAGCACCGTGGTATAGTCgacatggtggtgttcagtcacgAGTTGGACTCAATATTATCGCAGTCTTCTTCAAGTTCATTGATTTTGTGCTTCTGTGATCCCCCGCAGCCGGGCTGTTCCTTGGGCAAGGCCCGCAGAGCCATTCAGGTGTCAGGGCTACAGAAGGTCACCAGGATGAGCAACACCCTCAAAGCCCCTCAGCATGGGCTGTGCCCCCCGGGACCGTGACTCTGTCCCTGCGTCCCCACATCACAACGCCGCGTTTGCagatccctgccctgcccctcaCACAGGAACTGGCCTCAGGGCTGCTCAgttcctctggctgcagcatcctctACCGCTGCCCCCACCCCGCCACCTCCACCTCCCCCAGCTCACACCTACATCCACACTATTCCCAGCCAAATAAATGTCACCTCAAGGTCACCCCCAGCAACAAGAGGCACCAGCTCCGCGTCCTGGTAAAAAGATTTATTAAGAACATGCAGAACCTGCCCAAAAGGAGGTTGCTGCCCTGGCACTGACggggagcaggggcagaggaTTAGTGCTTCTCCAGGCAAAGCCACAGGGTGAAATAAAGTGAGTGGAGGGCACAGAAAGGCAGAGGGAGCATATCTATGTCGTGGAGAAACACCCGCAGCAGTTAAGGCGTATAAAGTGCTTGGAGAAGACCAGCCCTATTGAGGGGCTAAATAACAcaagcaggcagggacagcaagAGATGTGGGTGTCTGGTGGCACCGGGCACAGGGGAGTGATGACAGACACACCTGCCCTAAGAATCAGCAGGAATGACGCTGCCTGCCCACATCACAGtccccagccacagccaggagGCCCCCAGATAGGATCCAGGCTGCTGGTCTTCATGGTCATCTCCCAGTTATGCCATGTTCGGGATGCTGCTCTGTGTTTGGGTGCATCTGCCAGCCTAGGGGAAGGATAGTCCCAGTGCAGCCTCCTGTCTCGGCTCAGTCCCAGAGAAAAAATGAGATGAGTGGGACTGGTCCTCAACCaggctgtgccccagcagctcATCACAGCCTTGTGTCGCCCTCTGGAGTGAGCACAGCCATCAACCAAccttctgctgctgggagcatcACCAGCCTCTCGGTCCCCCCTAAATGGGAATGTCCACGTGGGGCTCGGGTGGTTTCTGTCCTCTTATGTTCCTGATGTTTGCCAAAGGAAGGGCACGGGGAAGTGCCTTCACAGGTGCCTCATGCTACCAAGCTGGTCCTTCATGCAGGAGAGGAATGCAGCAATAgcagacccagagctgctgcacagggacaggtcTCCTGCAGCCACTTTGGGGACACTTCTGCAAaacagccctgtgctctggccAGAGGTGGTGGGAAGCAGGGACACCCTCTGCAACTAGTGCTGCATCCCCTCAGCCTACCCCAGCACTCTCAAACACTCCCTCATCCCCATGGACTGCTCccagaaatactgcttttccctggaatgTTTTTGTCTAAAATTGCCCTGAtaggattaagaaaaaaaaaaagaaactggatAAAAAATAACAACCCCAGGTCATGCTGGGGTTAGGCTCCAAAGCCACCCTGTCCAGGCAGGAGACATGCTGGTGATGGGTTTGGGGACAGCAGAACAGCCAAAGGGGCCTTACTGGGTGTAGCAGGGGAGGGAGCGCGGAGGGGGGAACAAGGGCTGCCTCCTCCTgacagcaggagggagggacctcacagggatgggttgggacaggatgggatgcaacaggatgggatgggacaggggaCGAAGCTGGTGGGGAAAGGAGGGACGGTGTCCCACCCCTCAGTGGGAGTGCAGGGAGAAGGCCAGTTTGACACAGCTGAGTTCCTCCCCGCCATTGCTGACGACCACTCGGACACGGTAGTTGCCATTGGTCATCCAGGAAGGGAGCTCCACATCGGGCACATCGAAGTCACTTGCCGGCAGGGAGTAGGAGCCCTatggggagaggggacagatAGGCAAGAAGTCAACCAAAAGCCCAGCCCAATGCCAAAGGGCACGGTGGTACccactggcactgccagggtCACCGCGGGAGCTCGGCCGTACCGCTTTGAAGGGGCAGTGGCAGGGGATGCCGTAGGTCAGCAGGGGCTCGGGGCAGGGCGTGCCGGGTGGGATGAGTTCATCGAGAATGCTGCAGACATCGTTGTAggtgcagctgcccagctggtCGATGCAGGGCAGCTGGATCCAGAGGTCACCCAGCGCTTTCTCTACCACCAGCGCTGCCTGGAGGGAAGGTGTTCAGCACCAGCACAACCAGCACGGGCACCCACGGCTCCACACCAGCCAACTCCCTCAGCTCCTGATCATGCAATCTTTGAGGTGTTCATGGGGTCACTGAACGCCCTCCTGCTTTCAGTTCCTCTCAACCTGCAGTTTCTCTTCCTCCAACCTCAGCTTGACCCCTTAAGATAACATCCCCTAACACCTTACATGcccacctccttcccctctcctctgcctgtcCCAAAACAGGGTGCTCCCATCCTGCAGTTCTGGCACCACACTCCCCCAGCACTCACCCCACAGTCCCAGGCCCAAACAGGCACCATAGCATTGCTCAAGACAGCCCACGCACACTGGACGGAGAGACATGTTCTGTCTCATTCCAAAAACTTCCCAAAAAGTGGTGCGGGGCAGCTGGCATGGCCCAAGGCTCCCAGAGCAGTGCCATGGCATGTCCTTGAAAGGAGCAGCAGGCTTggctgctgaaaaacaggtcCTGCAGTGACCTCCCACTGTGGGGGAGCACCCACAGCACTTGGGTTTCACTTCCCTCCTGGAGCCATTACATCCCCAGGACATGAGACAAGTCAGGTGGTTTCTGTCCTAGGGACAAGGTTGGGAGGCTCCCAGCATGGGTCTCCCCATGCCCACTGTCCTGTTCTGGCTTACAGAGCTCAGTGTGCTCAGCCCTGCACCTCTCTGCACCTCACTCCCCAAGGGCTGCTCATTCCTGTACCCAGTGACAGGCATTTCCCAGCTGTCAGTGGTTGGGGAAGCTCTGCCTTCCCTCACCACACAGAGGCACATCTGGCACTTACCGTCAGAGGGGAACCCATGCTCTTGCCACTCTTGACAGCCGCGCTGACACGCAGGCTCCCTGGGATGCTGATGGGGTCAGGTGCCACAGAAAGGCTCTGCAGCACCACAGGGTCCCTCTTGTCACCACAGTTCTCCCAGGCAAAGCCACCAACCTGCAGCACCAAGAGACAGGAGGAGTTAGAGACAGGGCAAGCCTTGCCTTGTGTTTGTAGGAGGTTTATCCAGAGCTGCACCTCTGACCCCTGCCAACCATCTGCTCACAGAGAGCCAGAAAATGACCTTCAGCCTCTTCAAATGCCAATTCTTGAACTCCCGAGCCTGAGGACATTACAGAAACCCTCTGTCCGTGTGCCTCTGTATGTACTTTACACCCAAAGAGGATTACCAGGCTGCAATTTCCAAACTTGTCTCAGCTCTGCCTCCAAACACTTTGCATGTGACCAAGGCAAGATGCATCCTTCATGCCAACGGCACCACGTAAGGTGTGTGGGGACAGGTCAGAGCAAGCTGGGACCAGGTGGTGGCTACGCTGCGCAAGGGGATGCTGggcaggggtgtggggggaTCCCCTTGGAGGGGCTGTAGGGTTGGCACAGCCTCCCACCTCGTCCAGGACTAGTCCTGCTGTTGTGAGCCCTTGtccaccagctccagccacctGGTTCCACACAGGAGTGGGAATCACACTCAAGAACCAGATGAGCCAGGCTCATCCTCTGCCTGATACACCCCAGGGGCCTGATCCTGAGCTATAAATGAGTACAAATCCTGATCCAGAGTACAAATGAGCCCTATGGGATAATGAAAATCCACACGCAAGAAGATGTCACCTGAATGGGGGACATCACTTATGTGTCCTGTCTGAGTTAAGAGTCATGCTGGGACATCTCCCCTGTTTCCTATAAGTCCCACCAACCTGTCCAGCCACCACCAGTAAAGACACTCCGATTTAAAGGCGGAGGGATAGCAGCACTTGCCTGCAACAGCCACCTCCGAGCCTGCCAGAGGCAAGTGGCAAAGAGACGAGCCCCGGTTCCCTCCCCGAGCAGGTTTGGCCGGAGCAGCCCGTGTCCCCATGCCATGACGCggggctctccctgcctgctcgCAGCCGCAGAACCGGTGGAGGCTGTATTGCCTGGTGCCACACGGCAGCCCCAGCGGGCACAGTGCAGCCCACGCAGCTGAGCAGCCCATCCCACCATCCCGCTCGCCCGCCgggagcagcccagggcaggacacagcGCTCAGGACAAGCCGGGACAGGGGCAGGCTGCACGCCGACACAGAGCAAGAGCTGGGAGTTCGCAGCCCGAGAGTCTGCAGGCAAAGAGGCTCCAGGGAGCTGAACATTGGTGTGTGGCTGCAGACTGCTGCCCACCGAGCCCCCTCCAGCCTTTCCAACCGGTTCCTCCTTCCCTCGGGCAAGCGCAGATTTCCTGGAAAATAAACTGTGATATTTCCCCTCCACACCGCGTGAGAGTTACACGTGGTAATTGGCTGTATCTTAATCAGCGCGTGTTACTGAGCCCGACCCAGCACTCCGTGGGAACAGGCAAGCAGAACCTGGCCTGTTCTCACAGAGCAACAAAATGAGAGCCGGGAGACGCTCAGCCGAAGGACGAGGCCGCTGGGTTTCTGCGTTGAGAAGTGTTTGTAAACACTGGATCTCTCCTGCTCCGAGCTCACCCTCAgcctccagcactgctccccagagcggggggctgcggggtcCCCTGGGGGTCCATGGACCCCACTCTCCTGCCCAACCACAAACACGCACCCACCAGCGACCTTCCACCCTGCCGGGGCAAGAAATGCTTCTGGCCTCCTGTAATCCCAACGGGATGACGGAGTCTTCCCCCTCTccgccccgccgagccccccCGGCCGCCCTCTCCGTGCCCGAGAGATGCGGGGTGCGGGGTCCCTCCTCACCTTGCTGAGCCGCCGGGCCCCGCTGCGCTCCACCAGCAGCTGCGGCTGCGGCCCGGCGAGCGCGGCCGGAACGAGCTGCAGCGCGCACAGCGCCAGCGCCAGCCCCGCGCACAGCATCCTCCGGGAATGCGCCGGGAACGGGCCGGGATGAGTCCGGGGAGCTGCTCCGAGCCGTGGAGAGGCGAGCGGCGGGCAGGGGCCGCGGCAGGACCTGGCTGGCAGCGGTGGGTCTAAGAACCCCCGCGCCGAGGGGATGAGCCCTCTCTCCGAGCCCGGCCCACCGCCAgattcccctccctcccccgaGGACGCTCACATTTTCCCTACcccttttgctttcttctttttcccctcccttccccggTTTCGCTGCCAAGCGCAGGACTGGACTCGCAGGGATGCTGGGACGGGAAGCGGCGCTTTCCCAAGCTCCCAGACCCGGCACTTGGAGCGGGGGGGCGGGAGCTGCACCCACCACCCCAGAGCACACACATCACCCCGCTGCGATGGGGGAGACACGACCATCTCCCCACCACCAACCCCTCCACCCAGGGCTGCGGTTTTCCTCACATCCCACTCGGGGGTGCCCCGGCGGTACCCTCTGGTCTGTACCCGGGATCGCCACGCTCCCCCCGCGCTCGGCACAAGGCAGGTGGCAGCTGAAGAGCAGAGATATTTGAGGTATTTCAGATATTTGAGACCCTCGAACCCGATGTATATGAGCAGGGGGGAGGGGACACTGGCATCGGGTAGCTCCTGACTGGGCAGTTTGCCACAGTACCCCTACCACCCATCTATCCAAAATGTTGGATTTAACACCCCCTCTTCCATCCCTAACCCCGGTTTTGCGGAGCATTTTCCAGACAGAGCTGCCCCAGGCACCCCCATCATGCTGGAACGGTCACACGGGTACCCCGCCATCAGGAACGGCACAGTAGCATGGATTTTCCCATATACTCTGGTGGACGGATGCTTTTATCCTGCAGAAGGGGCTGAGCCAACCGAGCACACAGGACACAAGTGTGGCAGGTCTCAGAccttcccccctgccacagCATCGTCAGGACCCACTTGTGAAACCCTTCCCCATGGTCAGCTCCACTCTCCCTTGCACGTGGACACTGCTTGGCCTCCCCATattgctcccagccctgggaagggtTGCCTGGCTTGTCCAAACCCCTGTCTCAGCTCTATTTTTAGCCTTTCGTCCTTATTTAGCAGCGAGGCCAGGCGGGAGCGTGCAGGCAGGGcgtgggagcaggcaggggatgtCGTGGATGGTGCTGCCCACCCCACGCCGGCAGCGACAACTGCGCCGCTGATCCACTGCCGAGGCTTAAGGATGAGGAATAAATAGCCCATTCCTCCCACCCGGGAACGGAGCAGAAAGTTATTCCCTGGGATTAGTTTTCACTTTGAGGCCCTGGAGCAGCCGGAGGACAGGGATAAGGGTAGGGATGCatggggaaaggcagcagcacagacgGAGCATTGTgtttggggctgggaggagagcagagcccctCACCTCGAGCCCCTGGCATCAcatgcttttctgcttctcacagccAATGTGGGTGAAGGTTTCACTCCCCTATTCTCATCCTTTTCTACTTCATTTTgccatgggggaaaaaagagaataaaagacTGTGAGAACAGGTTAACCCACAtctttttgcttggaaaaacacaggcagggacaggaatGACTTGAAATCGTTGTACTACCTCAAGGCAGAAGTACATGTGACCTAAATCCCCACTAAAGGAGCCTGTGGCTTTTTCTGGGCTCCAACACATGCGAGAACTTCTGCAGTTCAAACAGTTTTTTCAGCTATGTCACCCATGCAAACTCGAGTCACGAGGTCTCAGCAGACCTGGTTAAACACCTTCAATTTGCATTGAAGAAAAGCAGCCGGGACTTCATTACCTCTCATTTACAACAGCAAACAGATTGCAAGTGATGAACAGGGCGGAAGGGTGTAACCACGACCACCCTCTCTCCACTGCCTGGGCTTCAGCTCTACCAGGACCCATCAGGCACCACCACAGGCCAGCTCATCACCCAAAAACCTTCCAGCAAAATATCCTCCAAATATCCTCcacctctcttttttttaatttttttttttatttttccaggctgggtttctgaaaataagatatgcaaacaaaaaaaaaaaaaaaaaaaaaacgaacaACAAAAAGTGACCCCATGTGCACTCACAGAACCACTCTGCAAACAGACCatgcagggctggcactgacACTGCCTTGTACTCATCCTGTTGTGCCCAGTCCTTACCAGCTGGAACCAGAGAGAGAGCCACAAGAGACACTTAAACAGTTTGCACAAATGCTTTTCTTATCCATAAGCTTTGGCAAACACTTTAAATGACCATTGGTACAAATTAACTCGACTTTCCAGCTGTTATCCCATTTACGGCAATTCAGACAAGCATGTGATAAAGCCTCCTTGTCTCACTTTTCTAGACAAAACCCTGGAGATATCTCCAGCTGCTGTCATTCCTGGGGAGAGATCAAGACAACACCAAAAAAAGACATTTGGGCAAATTTCAAAACAAGCTGAAGCTGCTTCAGGTGGGGCCACCACACACCACCTCTGCTTTCCTGTCTTTGCCTGGGCAGAAATTCCCTCACTGCCACAGTCCCCATTGGCTCCAGGCTCCTATGTGCAGCGTCCAGGCCCCTGTGCTCCTGAGATCCCCGCGGTGTTCTGGTTACCCCTACAATGCCATGGAAAGCCCCTGCTTTGCAGTTTCTGGATGTTTAAATGCTGTCCTCAAAAGGGAGCAAGTTTTCAGTGTATGGGGCAGAGGAGGATAAAGCAGGGCTGAGATGAAAGACCTGTCTGGCAAGCACACATCCCATGCAGTCTCTACAGGAAAGATTGGAGAAACTGAGGAATTGCTAAAATCAAGCTAAAATAAGAGACCT
This region includes:
- the GM2A gene encoding ganglioside GM2 activator isoform X1 yields the protein MLCAGLALALCALQLVPAALAGPQPQLLVERSGARRLSKVGGFAWENCGDKRDPVVLQSLSVAPDPISIPGSLRVSAAVKSGKSMGSPLTAALVVEKALGDLWIQLPCIDQLGSCTYNDVCSILDELIPPGTPCPEPLLTYGIPCHCPFKAGSYSLPASDFDVPDVELPSWMTNGNYRVRVVVSNGGEELSCVKLAFSLHSH
- the GM2A gene encoding ganglioside GM2 activator isoform X2 encodes the protein MLRSGCGVGGFAWENCGDKRDPVVLQSLSVAPDPISIPGSLRVSAAVKSGKSMGSPLTAALVVEKALGDLWIQLPCIDQLGSCTYNDVCSILDELIPPGTPCPEPLLTYGIPCHCPFKAGSYSLPASDFDVPDVELPSWMTNGNYRVRVVVSNGGEELSCVKLAFSLHSH